The segment GgctagagttcaaactgagtgtaggcgaatcctggtaaggcggggcaaacctcagtcttaagtgtaggcaaatcccattcgatGGGGAAAACCTCAGCGAGGAAGCTGAGTCCGTAAGGAGAGGTGTATGTGACACctcaacttaggaaggagtcccatatTGGCAAAATACAAGagagatgctgggtatataagtgagaaagccttactgcctagtgacgcgttttaaagccgtgcgggcctgggcccagagcggacaatatcaccaGTGGGTTGGAATGTGacaggggtatctcgggcctgtgtggttcggaatgcccgtcacggccaggaCCTCGGGTCGGGTCGTGACAACCATTTAGGCTTCGTTTTCAGGTAAAGCTTCTATTGGATCTTACTCTTTGCTACTGTCATTTTCAAATGCATTTCTATggttaatttttttgttcttaattgtatttttctcttatatgttGCTGCTGGATTTATTAGAAAAGTTTGTTGTTCTTATTCTTTAGTTAATTGGGATGTTGAACCCCTTTCAACTTCTTCGTGTGTTACTTCAAATCCTGCCTTGGGTACTTTCTAGGAAACATACTTGCTCATTGATTTAGGCTTTGTTACGCTGAACTTTTAGTGGAAAAGATTTTAAGAGTTCTGTTATCTCATAAGATTGTCTGTTTAATCATGTTAGGATACACTACTTGAGACATTACTAATTAGACCATTAGGGGGAAATGAAGATTTTCCTTGAGAACTAAATCTATGTGGCTCTTTTACTTGCTACCTGATCTTTATTTACTTACCAAAATTGACGGGCAGATTCGTGGCAATCTGGATCTATCTCATTCGGTAGATTTGAGAATGAAGCTTTATGTTGGGAGAGGAGATCTTCTTTCACACATAATAGGTATCTTAAAGAGGTTGAGAAATACATCAAGCCAGGTTCTGTAACTGAGAAAAAGGCATATTTTGAGGAGCTTTTTAGAAGAAGGGCACTTCTATGCCAGAGTTCATCTGACTGTCAGGATGGGGCTGATTCTCAAGCTAGTAATGATGGATCTGAGAATACATATTATGAGGGGgactttaagcatgttaatgagATTGGCTATTTTGCATGCTTTGTTGAAAATCATGACAAAGTAGCCACTTTACTGGAGAATGGAAAGTATCAGGCTAGTGAAAATGAAGGTTATGTGGGGCGCTTTGAGCATGTTAATGAAGTAGGCCATTCTGCACGCTTTGATGAAAATTATGATAGCTCAACCCATTTATCGAAGAATGAAAAGTATCAAGCAAAGAATACAGGCTATGATGGAGATTCTGAGCGAGTGAATGAGGTTGGTGATTCTGCATG is part of the Capsicum annuum cultivar UCD-10X-F1 unplaced genomic scaffold, UCD10Xv1.1 ctg77849, whole genome shotgun sequence genome and harbors:
- the LOC124894827 gene encoding protein WVD2-like 7 gives rise to the protein SWQSGSISFGRFENEALCWERRSSFTHNRYLKEVEKYIKPGSVTEKKAYFEELFRRRALLCQSSSDCQDGADSQASNDGSENTYYEGDFKHVNEIGYFACFVENHDKVATLLENGKYQASENEGYVGRFEHVNEVGHSARFDENYDSSTHLSKNEKYQAKNTGYDGDSERVNEVGDSACFEESFDGSTTKTSKSQNMGEKDQETETLKSQNIAEKIV